A part of Chanos chanos chromosome 9, fChaCha1.1, whole genome shotgun sequence genomic DNA contains:
- the hormad1 gene encoding HORMA domain-containing protein 1, which produces MACEQRVRPSRNAQLLPDEVSTEQQSLTLVKKLLAIAVSSITYLRGLFPEKAYGTKYVDEHKVMILREERDFPGASQIVKWMQGCFDALTKKYLRMVILSMYSDPENPQKITECYQFKIQYTDKGPLLDFESTSDRNNRRATKMPCNDIKKASILLVRKLYVLMQNLGPLPDRVCLNMKLSYYDEVTPQEYQPPGFKEGDSNTMFFEKEPVSLTMGEVSTPFHSLRVEVTTERERLEQVEDKPGCMRDGQVLKMEEEEVVSEKTVNEEWTTKNDINGYVIATEEIQESHNEELRTCKDFLENLPQAQMETDVKNTDDCEVAKNRTTRSRVIRSCSERKTESTVTAKKKISPFEFPLSQDPQPEVTKRRKVSEPKEPY; this is translated from the exons ATGGCGTGCGAACAACGAGTGAGACCTAGCCGG aaTGCCCAGTTGCTTCCAGATGAAGTTTCCACAGAGCAGCAATCCTTGACTCTGGTGAAAAAACTACTAGCCATCGCAGTCTCCAGTATCACTTACCTTAGGGGACTTTTTCCAGAAAAAGCTTACGGCACCAAATATGTTGATg agcACAAAGTGATGATTCTTAGAGAGGAGCGTGACTTTCCGGGTGCAAGCCAGATTGTTAAATG GATGCAAGGATGCTTTGATGCTCTTACAAAGAAATAT CTCCGCATGGTTATTCTGTCT ATGTACTCTGATCCAGAAAATCCACAG aAAATCACCGAATGCTATCAGTTCAAAATCCAGTATACCGATAAGGGTCCACTGCTGGATTTTGAAAG TACTTCTGACAGAAATAATAGGAGAGCAACGAAAATGCCTTGTAACGACATAAAGAAAGCGAGTATCCTCCTCGTACGAAAACTCTACGTCCTGATGCAGAACCTCGGGCCCCTTCCAGACAGAGTGTGTCTCAACATGAAGCTGTCTTACTATGACGAAG tcaCTCCTCAGGAGTACCAGCCTCCTGGTTTTAAAGAGGGCGACAGTAACACTATGTTTTTTGAGAAGGAGCCGGTGAGTCTTACCATGGGAGAGGTGTCGACACCTTTCCACAGCCTCAGAGTGGAagtgaccacagagagagagagactggagcag GTGGAGGACAAGCCGGGGTGTATGAGAGATGGACAGGTGTTAAaaatggaggaggaagaggtggtGTCAGAGAAAACTGTAAATGAG GAATGGACCACAAAAAACGATATCAATGGATATGTCATTGCCACTGAAG AAATTCAAGAGAGCCACAACGAAGAGTTAAGAACATGTAAGGATTTCTTGGAGAACTTGCCACAAGCTCAG ATGGAAACTGATGTCAAGAATACAGATGACTGTGAGGTGGCAAAGAACAGGACCACGAGAAGTCGCGTCATCAGATCATGCTCG GAGAGGAAGACGGAGTCCACGGTTACGGCAAAGAAGAAG attTCCCCATTTGAGTTTCCGTTAAGTCAGGACCCTCAACCAGAAGTGACAAAGAGACGCAAGGTCAGTGAGCCCAAGGAACCCTACTGA
- the ensab gene encoding endosulfine alpha b has product MSSPDNQDTEAISEQSDERQDPQDTNSNPVKTEEAKLKAKYPNLGQKPGGSSFLMKRLQKGQKYFDSGDYQMAKAKMKNMQLPVAGPDKNLVTGDHIPTPQDLPQRKQSLVTSKLVG; this is encoded by the exons ATGTCGTCACCCGATAATCAAGACACAGAGGCGATATCGGAGCAAAGTGATGAAAGACAG GACCCTCAGGACACAAACTCAAACCCTGTGAAGACAGAAGAGGCCAAACTGAAAGCCAAGTATCCCAACCTTGGTCAAAAACCAGGGGGCTCGAGTTTTTTGATGAAAAGACTTCAGAAAGGG CAAAAGTACTTTGACTCAGGCGACTACCAAATGGCCAAAGCCAAGATGAAGAATATGCAGCTTCCGGTAGCTGGGCCTGACAAGAACCTCGTTACGGGCGACCACATTCCCACGCCACAGGACCTTCCTCAGAGAAAGCAGTCTCTAGTCACAAGCAAACTGGTTGGCTAA
- the mcl1b gene encoding induced myeloid leukemia cell differentiation protein Mcl-1b encodes MLLMPAQRTPTRPRLVCPLLPNKLLQFFDEETEPVASPSVVCLTQRVYKESGTGILNGVPRPTTPGTRTVYAQGLVSGSSPMFDREEKNKSCFSENELEEDTRRLICDFMEKYTDFSPSWTPKDKRLSTMKRVVDGLVVKHKIAYNGMITKLSLDERGNDMSIISGVARDLFSDGKTNWGRIASLLTFGVVVCQHLKDMGQKERVNLVAEEISSYLLSEQRTWLIDNNAWDGFEEFFHVVDPESAVRNALMTFVGIAGIGAGLALLIKS; translated from the exons ATGCTGCTTATGCCAGCTCAGCGTACACCGACTAGGCCTCGTTTAGTTTGCCCTCTTCTACCAAACAAGCTTCTACAATTTTTCGACGAGGAAACAGAGCCCGTAGCTTCACCATCAGTGGTTTGTCTGACGCAGAGAGTTTATAAAGAATCTGGAACTGGAATACTTAACGGGGTCCCACGACCGACCACACCAGGAACTCGTACCGTGTACGCTCAGGGCCTCGTGTCCGGATCATCACCAATGTTTGACCGTGAGGAGAAGAACAAGTCCTGCTTCTCAGAAAATGAACTGGAAGAGGACACCCGGAGACTAATTTGCGATTTCATGGAGAAATATACCGACTTCTCGCCGTCGTGGACTCCGAAAGATAAACGTTTGTCCACGATGAAGCGTGTTGTGGACGGACTTGTGGTGAAACATAAAATCGCATATAATG GCATGATTACGAAGCTCAGTTTGGACGAGCGAGGCAACGATATGAGCATAATCTCTGGGGTTGCTAGGGATCTCTTCAGCGATGGTAAAACCAACTGGGGTCGCATTGCCAGCCTGTTGACATTCGGCGTTGTAGTTTGCCAACATCTGAAGGACATGGGTCAGAAGGAGCGTGTGAACCTGGTGGCAGAAGAGATCTCCTCTTATCTCCTCTCTGAACAGAGAACCTGGTTGATTGATAACAACGCGTGG GATGGATTTGAAGAATTTTTTCATGTCGTGGACCCTGAATCAGCAGTGAGGAATGCACTAATGACATTTGTTGGCATAGCAGGCATTGGAGCAGGACTGGCCCTTTTGATTAAATCTTAA
- the vps72b gene encoding vacuolar protein sorting-associated protein 72 homolog, which produces MSLAFSRAPRKTAGNRMSKLLDAEEDDEFYKTTYGGFHDESGDDEYKGDLSDTEDEVDSDFDIDEGDEPDSEQEYREPRRKTRVVTKAYKEPIKIMKPKPKAKKVSGLPRGMERTGADKRNPLEPEVDLDKNRKSVRQSTTEHTRLTYLRLQERQEAPRRRRGARHEQPLTQAELLAEAKITAEINLRSLENYERLEADKKKHVHKQRRCEGPIIRYHSVLMPLLGDPTVKEENVDVVGLDQDSQPPPSAPSQSEAPPTSVLSAPGGKCSRTYITFSDNETFHSFFPQAPEPHVPAQEICPVTHKPALYRDPITDIPYANLCAFKIIREAYKKYVAAHGLPSAGAGLSADTNSKNLRQKIIIKQGL; this is translated from the exons ATGAGTTTAGCCTTCAGCCGTGCACCTAGAAAGACAGCGGGGAACCGTATGTCTAAACTCCTGGATGCTGAAGAAGACGACGAATTTTACAAGACTACCTACGGTGGCTTCCATGAC GAATCTGGAGATGACGAGTACAAGGGAGACTTGTCGGATACAGAAGACGAAGTCGATAGCGACTTTGACATTGATGAGGGCGATGAACCGGACAGTGAGCAGGAGTACCGTGAGCCGCGCAGGAAGACGCGAGTCGTCACCAAGGCCTATAAG GAACCCATAAAGATTATGAAGCCAAAACCCAAAGCCAAGAAAGTATCTGGGTTAcccagagggatggagagaaccGGAGCAGACAAGAGAAATCCTCTTGAACCTGAAGTGGACCTGGACAAGA ACAGGAAGTCGGTGCGTCAATCGACCACGGAGCACACCAGGCTGACGTACCTGAGACTGCAGGAGAGACAGGAGGCCCCACGCCGCAGGAGAGGAGCACGCCACGAGCAGCCCCTCACACAGGCTGAGCTCCTCGCGGAGGCCAAGATAACTGCGGAGATTAACCTCCGCTCATTAG AGAACTATGAGCGTCTGGAGGCAGACAAGAAGAAGCATGTCCATAAGCAGCGTCGCTGTGAGGGTCCAATCATCCGATATCATTCTGTACTCATGCCCCTGCTGGGAGACCCCACCGTCAAGGAGGAGAATGTGGATGTAGTTGG GTTAGACCAGGACAGTCAGCCGCCTCCATCAGCTCCGTCGCAGTCAGAAGCTCCGCCCACCAGTGTCCTCTCCGCCCCTGGAGGCAAGTGCTCCCGAACGTATATCACGTTCAGCGACAACGAGacctttcactcttttttcccTCAAGCCCCCGAACCTCACGTTCCTGCCCAGGAAATCTGCCCCGTGACCCACAAACCCGCCCTGTACCGCGACCCCATCACGGACATCCCCTACGCCAACCTCTGCGCCTTCAAGATCATCCGCGAAGCTTACAAAAAATACGTGGCCGCCCACGGGCTTCCCAGCGCCGGCGCTGGGCTGTCCGCCGACACTAACTCGAAGAATCTCCGTCAGAAGATTATCATTAAACAGGGCCTTTAA